TACATGGTCCTTGATTACAAGAATGATTATGTCTATGTTAGCAATTCGGATCCCTACTCCCAGGAAGGGCGCATGCTACCTGGCACTATATCCGTGATAAACGATACCAGGGTAATCGCAAACATAACCGTTGGTTTATACCCAAGCTATATGGTTTATGATCAAGAGGATGGTTATGTTTACGTTAGTAATTTATATTCAAACTACGTATCAGTAATAAACGGCACTTACCTAGTTACTAATGTAATTACAGGCCATAACCCAGACATAATGCTTTATGACCCATCAAATGGCTATGTTTATGTGGGTAATGTTATTTCCTTCTCTCCACCGTATGAGAATGGCTCTGTGACAGTAATAAACAGTACTAGGATTATTGCCAATATAACTACTGGAACCTTCCCAGTACCCGATGTTTATGATCAGACTAACGGCTTTGTGTACGTGATTAATTACCTGTCGGGGTCCATAACAATAATGAATGGAACGACCATAGTCAATACAATAGTCACTGGCGGTATGCCAAATAGCGCCTTGTATAATCCATACAATGACTATGTATATGTTACAAATCCAAGGATTGGCATAATAACTGTATTATCCCCAGGAATAACATTACCTTTGAGCTATACGGTTACGTTTATAGAGACGGGGCTTCCAGCGGGGACGAAGTGGTCAGTCACTATGAATTCGGTAATAAAGTCATCAACGACAAATGAGATAGCATTCATAACAAAACCTGGTATGTACACATACACGATCACGTCAAATAACTACATAGCAACACCATCCTCAGGAAAAATAAACATAACGGGTAATACAACCGTAGAATTAACATTCTCGAAAAACCCTAGTACTAACACTCCACAGGTATTGAGTTTCACACCAACATTATTAATCATAATCATTCTAATAATCATACTAATTATCTCATGGCTATTAATTTACATAAGAAGAAAAATAAGGAAGTGAAAAAGTTTTTTGCAATTATTATGGTTTTTATTTAATTTTAAATATAATGAACAATCTTACTTAAAATTCAGAAAAATTAAGAGGTAATAGTATCGATAAATAGACTAGGTACTAGTATTAATTCGAATCCAAGGCTACATTGAGAGCAGTAATGCGGTAAGTAGGTCGTACAATCTAGCAATTACAATAATAAGTATTAAGGATTATGGTAATAATTAGCATAACAATGCCCCAAAGGTCCTCTTCAATAATCCTCGGCTTAAATCATCGTGTTTAAGTAATACTCACGATCCCTGCTTAACCTATAAATGACTAGGCACAGTTTCATGGTATTCCGCATGCTTTTTCATTTTCTGCAGGGAAATACAAAGCCCGTGAATTTTATTTTCTTAGGTACAGGCCTATTTGATTTATTACTACCAAATAAGGGAGGAATACTTTTGGCTTATAAAGAGAGGAGTTTTGTTTAGGGCTAGGTTTTACGCAGGGCTATACGCACTATTCATTAAGATTGTTATATCCGCATTAATACTCTTAGTAAACTGCTCATAATTATGTTCTTAGTGATAACCCCACTGCATGCATTGTCACTGCTTAACAATTACTACGTCTGCACTCTTTATAATAAGTACTTGTTATAAGTGCTCACTGTAGTTTCTATTTATGTGGGGGTTAAATTTGTTGTCGATGGTTTTATCCGCGAGTTCATCCTACCTGTGGCTAGGGCTATGGCACTGCCACCATACAACGATAAATCTCTAATCAATGACTATGCGGAGTTCATAACGAGGATTATTATGAATTGGCGGCTCAGCGACTCAAGGAATGGGGGTTTGCCCTCGCCATTAACATACTTGTGACGGATTCGAAGAAATCTAATGCTGTTTGGGCTAAGTTAAACAGTTACTACGCATACCTCGTGCACATTGGTTATGCAAGCCCATACAGACTCATTAGGGGTCACTACGTGGCCGGTGCGGAATCAATATACACATGGGTAAGGATATACAGAGTGCTTGATAGGTATCAACCCATTAAGCCATAGGTATTAATCCACCAGGTTGTGCTGGGTAGATTGCTGTGTTACGTGCGTGCCAGCGCCCTACCACGACGCCTATTAACGCCTAGATTCCTGAGCCGACTTTGATTGCTCACGTCTTTACTGCCACGGCTTAAGGCATCTATTGCGTACTTAGTTAATTTCTCAATGCCCACACTCCTCACCAATCCATCAACAATCCTAAGCCAAGCATTAAACGACTCCTTACTCGGCGCTGCACACCTTATGGAGCCTAGGCCCACCACCTCCTGCCTATAGAACTCCATTAGCCTCAGTGGCTCCCTAGGCACTAAAATAACTGCGCCCTGGGTGTTGCACCCTGGCGTTATTATTGTGGTGTCGAAGTACTCCTCAAGCCCCGAATCCTCTATTATCCAGGTGATGACATCAATACCAAGGCTTGGCCTCAGCACTATCCAGGCAATGTCGGTTATTGGATCCTCAAAGACTAGGTCGAACCCCCTAAAGCCGCTTAGTACCGTGCACCAGTAATTAATGAAGTCAGCATTGTCAGGGCCAGAGCACGCCGTGTTTAGGCCATTGATTAATACCCTAACCATGATTAACCACCCTAAACTCCTCCTCAAACTCATCACTGCTCAACGGGCTTATTGACAAAACCTCAACCTCATCGAGAGGCCTAATGTTGAATAAGAGCCTAACGCTCCTCGGTATTGTGAACTGGCGGCTGGCGGTATTCCTAGTCTTGAGCAGTAGGACCCTCCTCAACTCAATAACCCTGCCACTATGCCTAATAATAACCCTAGCATACCTAGCCCACTCAATACCTAATAGCCTAACAACACTGGCCGGTATCAATACCTGGCCATTGATATAGACCCTTATTCTATAGGGGAGCCCATTTATGGGCTTAGGCCCGTTCATTATCTTTCTAGAATTCAATTGCCAATAAAAATTTTTCCTATGGCCTTGGCAAAGAGTGTGCGTGTTATTTAGTTAAATTGAAAAGAATGAAATGAGAGGATTGACTCAATAACAAAAGAGTGCGTACGGTGAGTAACACTTAATTACGTATGACACATATTTCTCATACTGCCATGGATTTATTTTAGAAAGAGTTGATTGTTATTTAGGTACCCAAGCGGGTACCTTAGTGGTGGGGTATAATAGCCCTAAATGCTAATTCCAATAATCACACTCCTCGCAATCCTAGTCTGAGATCTCCATAAAAACCGCGAATGCATCAATTCATATTGTACAGTGTCGAGCCTAAGATGTTACGATGACGATTATTGCTGATTCATAGGGCCATAAACATCGCCCTTATAGTATAGGTAGAGTGTTATGTAATACGCGGAATCACCAATGTAGACTAGGGCCCTCGCTGTGCTCACCGGTGCGTATTTTATGGATTTACCGAAGACTATTGGTCCATTATCCATTAGATAGTTTGGCCATGATCCGTAGGGTATGATCACTGTCTGGGTTATTGGGACTCCCGGTGATTGACCCTGTGAATTCCTAACAACATTGGCTATGAGTATCATTGGAGTGTTGGGTAGGTTCCAGTAGCAGGTTGAGTAGTCATTGGCGTTGGATAGGGCCAACACACTGCATGGTATTGGGTATGAGTGAGAACCACCACCGGGATTCAACGTGAAGTTTAGGCTCTCGAATGAGTACCCGTACAAGCTCCTGTAGACAGCTATTATCCTAAGGCCGAGGGCTGAGGAGCCCGGGTTCTGGAGGACACCAATGTTGCTAAGGCAGTTCCTGAGTATGTGTGGGTCTACGAAGATCACCGAGTTATAATTGCTACCGCTTGGTAGGATACCCACAGTGAGTAGTGGCACCGATTGGGCTGGGTATTGGTAGTACGTGTAGTCAGAGAGCCCACCTATTGACGCCGTTATTATGAGGAAGTACGTGTTATCCCCATCATAAGCCATTGGCAGTGTGAATGCCGCAACGCCACTCGCATTTGTCATTGATGTTTCAGAACCCTCAATAACGAGTGGATTACTTATTATTATTGTGAAGGTTGATGAATTCGGTAATGACACTGTGCTTGGTGCTGGTGTACATGGTGTCAATATGCCGTATTGACATGCCAAGTCATTACCAGCCTGGTCAGTTATGAAGTACTGAATACTAACGCTTGCACCACTAACCGGCGAATCACTGCCGTAACCCAAAACCCTAATGTATAGGTTGAATCCCCCTGGGCCACTTGGTGGAAATCCAGTGACTGTTATGTTTAGGACCGGAGTTATCACTAGCATGAAGTCGTAATCCCCACCGAGACCCAGCAACTCCTTAACCTCGTCATAATTTATTAGCCAGCCCGTGGGAGTTGATGGTATGAAGAGCCAGGAATTGCTTATGGATATGGCGCCAATGCCGTACTGGCTCAGGTACTTCCTAAAACCAACACCACTAATCTGGCTCAGTAGGCAGGAGTTATTGGCGAGTACTGGGCTTGGCACAAGACCATTAACATAGTCCCAATAGACCAAAGCCATTACCTTGAATGGGTCTAGGTGGTATGGTTGATTTGGTTCGGCTAATCCAAAGGACGTTATTTGACTTGCATTCAGCCCCCAATAAATTGGGTTCCCAGGGCTCGTAACAATGTACTGAAGCAGTGATTGAGCCATTGCATTGAGCTGGAACATATTAACCTCAGAACCAGCCGAATAGGAGTAATTGGGTATTAGCAGTAGGAATATTACTATGCTGGCCAGTATCACAGATAGTATTAATACCAACTCGATTGCGCTAGACTGCCCGCCCATCATTAATTAGAAGTTGATTGAGTTTAAAAACCAATAAACTCTTTCTAAAATAGGTTAAGACTCAACCAAATAAAGATTGGTCATTTCATAATTGGCATAGGAATATGGGTAACGATTAATTACGATACCAACAAATTGGGATGAAATCTCTTTGTCACATTTAACAGAGGTATGAGGACTTAGCAGTATTATTAACCATATTGCCGTCAATTCTTTGTTATTTTCATGCTTAGAGTTTTTATATTAGGGATTGAATGTATAGGTACATTATGAGGGCGAAGCCAGTTGATGAACTTCCCTATAGGACTAAGATCTACGTTAATAGTCAAGTCCTTTTGCCGGTTAGTTTGGTTAGGGCTCTTGGTTTTGAGTGGGTTAGGTATGCTGACGTAACGATTAGGCATGGTGATGATACCATAGTCATAAACAACACTAAACTCCTAAGGACTAGGCACACCGCCAGTAGGCAATTCACAATACCAAGGGAAATAAGGGAGAAGTACGGAATAAAGCCACTAGATGAAATAGAAATACTGGCAATAAAACCAAAACAGGCGAAGGAAACAAAGACCGAGATTGAAGCTAAGACTAATCCCATTGGATGATTGTTGATAACATGCAATAGCCTTGATTTAAAATCGATCAGTAGACAGTCCAACATTCTTGGGTTGGCTTTATTAAATTCGGTTATTCTATTGAGGATATTGTAGAATCAATTAGTAGGTACATCACATAACCCATCACTGGTGAGTATATTAATGTAGTTATTAAGAGAACAAGTGTTGGACTTAAAGTAATAGATCCTAGGTATATAGGTCCTAATGGCGATATTGTAACTATAATAAGCACGAGTAATATCGGTAAGAGTAATGCTGTGACTAAATATACCTCCATAAATAAACTAAGTACCTGGGTAGCACTTCTTAATTTATTATACTTATTTCTAACTAAATACTCGAGCTTAAGCATTAGTATGTCGGCTAGGTTAGCACTGATTAGATAGGTCTCAGTAATGAGACTGAAGACTTCGTTGTAGGTTCTTGATGGGACACGATTAAGGCTTGCTCTTAGTGCCGTAAGTATATCCATACCCCCCTCCCTAGCATCCTTAAGTATTATTTTAAATTCCCTGGCTATGTATGGGTCTCTTTCAATTATGGCTAAGGTGTCAATTAACTCCTCAAGTGTCACACCACTGGCTACTAGAGGTGTCATGATCATCAGCGTATTAGCTAGGTACCTCTCAAAGTGACTTGTCCTCACGTAAACCTTGGCATTCATATACACAAGCACGGATAGGTAATCAATGAGTAATACAGTTGTTACAATGAGCAGAATATCCCTTAATGTAATTATTGGTATTAGTACATAAGCCATTATTAATGCAATGATGATGAATGGAGTGTACGTGGTTATTACGATTACGAAATCCCTATTGAAATCATAACCACTAAGCATATGAAGCCTATTAACGTAACCACCAACCCAATGCCTATAAGCCCTTATTGGGTTAATCAAGGTAGTTCACCACTAATCACGGTCTTATGCGTTCTCTCTGGATCAACATAATAATTCCTAGTAACCCTAAAAACAGCCTCCGGTGATCTAAACCCATACTTCGCCATAGCTACCATTACCTCAGTTCTTCTCTTAAGTTCTCCATCCACTTCCTCTTGCAATACCTTACCCATCCTAATTAAATCGGCTATTAAGGCACTATCACTCAATTTAATGATATCATCTTTATCCTTACTCCACCTAAACAACGTATTAACCCTTAAACCGTCTCTCGATACATCAAGTAACTCACTAATATCGATCACACGCCTAGCGATTCTGCCGCTCACCTTTACCCTATTAATTAATATGAACACATTGGCCAGTGGTATTAAGGCTGGCGGAACGTTCATTGGCCTAGACAACAGTCTCCTCACGGCAGCGTTCAGGGAACTAGCATGTATTGTGGTTAAGCCAGTATGGCCGCTGGCTAATCCCTGGAAGAAGACATAGGCCTCTTCACCTCTTAATTCGCCAACGACTAAATAATCAGGTCTTATTCTCATTGAGACTTTGACGAGTTCGTACGCTGTCACATTTCGAACGCCAGGCGTTTCGGATTCCCTAATTACTAATGGAACCCACTGCTCATGGGGTATATTTATCTCCCTAGTATCCTCAATAGTCACAATCCTAGCCTCG
This is a stretch of genomic DNA from Vulcanisaeta moutnovskia 768-28. It encodes these proteins:
- a CDS encoding YncE family protein — translated: MANITTGGDPMYMIYNPLNNYVYAINPELGTVNVINGIRLIINITIGRGSPEGFGSNAIFDPKNGYIYVIPYSITANNTSISVINGTKVIASISLPGTASGALLYDPANGLIYVTSNKYGYVSMPNGYRSPSQIPVVGYVTVINGTVIIANITAAPRIGYILLNDLNNYIYIADAGSNTVLVLNGTKVVANLTTGIYPTYMVLDYKNDYVYVSNSDPYSQEGRMLPGTISVINDTRVIANITVGLYPSYMVYDQEDGYVYVSNLYSNYVSVINGTYLVTNVITGHNPDIMLYDPSNGYVYVGNVISFSPPYENGSVTVINSTRIIANITTGTFPVPDVYDQTNGFVYVINYLSGSITIMNGTTIVNTIVTGGMPNSALYNPYNDYVYVTNPRIGIITVLSPGITLPLSYTVTFIETGLPAGTKWSVTMNSVIKSSTTNEIAFITKPGMYTYTITSNNYIATPSSGKINITGNTTVELTFSKNPSTNTPQVLSFTPTLLIIIILIIILIISWLLIYIRRKIRK
- a CDS encoding type II secretion system F family protein gives rise to the protein MINPIRAYRHWVGGYVNRLHMLSGYDFNRDFVIVITTYTPFIIIALIMAYVLIPIITLRDILLIVTTVLLIDYLSVLVYMNAKVYVRTSHFERYLANTLMIMTPLVASGVTLEELIDTLAIIERDPYIAREFKIILKDAREGGMDILTALRASLNRVPSRTYNEVFSLITETYLISANLADILMLKLEYLVRNKYNKLRSATQVLSLFMEVYLVTALLLPILLVLIIVTISPLGPIYLGSITLSPTLVLLITTLIYSPVMGYVMYLLIDSTISSIE
- a CDS encoding AbrB/MazE/SpoVT family DNA-binding domain-containing protein, producing the protein MRAKPVDELPYRTKIYVNSQVLLPVSLVRALGFEWVRYADVTIRHGDDTIVINNTKLLRTRHTASRQFTIPREIREKYGIKPLDEIEILAIKPKQAKETKTEIEAKTNPIG